In one Roseburia intestinalis L1-82 genomic region, the following are encoded:
- the fliS gene encoding flagellar export chaperone FliS yields the protein MLANKGYAAYANNKVMTASPAELTLMLYEGAIKFANIAIEAIEAKDIQKAHDNIMKVEHIIEEFQSTLNHKYPVAKDFDEVYNYLMMRLQEANMKKDKEIMEEVLKHLRTMRDTWKQVMKLAHTQQ from the coding sequence ATGCTGGCTAACAAAGGATACGCAGCGTATGCAAACAACAAAGTTATGACTGCATCACCGGCGGAACTGACGCTGATGCTTTATGAGGGAGCGATAAAGTTTGCAAATATCGCGATTGAAGCGATCGAAGCAAAAGATATTCAAAAAGCACATGACAATATTATGAAAGTAGAGCACATTATAGAAGAGTTCCAGAGTACATTAAATCATAAATATCCGGTGGCAAAAGACTTTGATGAGGTATATAATTATCTGATGATGCGCTTACAGGAAGCAAACATGAAAAAAGATAAGGAAATCATGGAAGAAGTATTAAAACATCTTCGTACCATGCGTGATACCTGGAAACAGGTTATGAAGCTGGCACATACACAGCAGTAA
- a CDS encoding IS5 family transposase, with the protein MNQLTFSDMEYSNRKKKTKREEFLDAMEEIIPWSYWVEMIRPYYFANKRGRKPIGIETMLRMYLMQIWFNLSDEGIEDSIYDSYAMRSFMHIDFNEQQVPDATTLLKFRHMLEANKLGEKIFADVNNRLDKAGLMMHGGTIVDASLIAAPKSTKNQNGKRDPEMHQTKKGNEWYFGMKVHAGVDAGSGYVHTITGTSANMHDVSETANLIREDDEVVYGDSGYLGAVNQPAIKDDEKKSRIEFRINKRPSSLKMADDFKGLNWDKKMEHEKSAVRCKVEHPFLIVKKQMGYSKVVYRGIAKNMHRFHMLFASANLLMCSRAGRTKDFVGCTV; encoded by the coding sequence ATGAATCAACTAACATTTTCCGACATGGAATACTCCAACCGCAAGAAGAAAACCAAGCGTGAGGAATTTCTTGATGCCATGGAAGAAATCATCCCATGGTCATATTGGGTAGAAATGATTCGCCCATATTATTTCGCTAACAAGCGCGGTCGCAAACCTATTGGTATTGAAACCATGCTTCGCATGTATCTCATGCAGATTTGGTTTAATCTGTCCGATGAAGGAATCGAGGATTCTATCTACGACAGTTACGCCATGCGTTCATTTATGCATATAGATTTCAATGAACAACAAGTACCGGATGCAACTACATTGCTTAAGTTCAGACATATGCTTGAAGCAAATAAACTTGGTGAGAAGATTTTTGCTGATGTCAACAATCGTCTCGACAAAGCAGGCCTTATGATGCATGGTGGCACTATTGTTGACGCCAGCCTTATAGCAGCACCTAAATCCACTAAAAACCAGAATGGCAAGCGTGATCCTGAAATGCATCAGACAAAGAAGGGCAATGAATGGTACTTCGGAATGAAGGTACATGCCGGTGTTGATGCAGGCAGTGGGTATGTTCATACAATAACCGGTACATCTGCAAATATGCATGATGTTTCAGAAACTGCAAATCTTATCAGAGAAGATGATGAGGTTGTATATGGTGACTCCGGTTATCTTGGAGCTGTTAATCAACCCGCAATTAAGGATGACGAGAAGAAATCAAGGATTGAATTCCGAATAAATAAGCGTCCTTCCAGCCTCAAAATGGCAGATGATTTTAAAGGTCTTAACTGGGACAAAAAAATGGAACATGAAAAGTCCGCAGTTCGCTGTAAAGTCGAGCATCCATTTCTCATTGTAAAGAAACAGATGGGATACTCAAAAGTTGTATATCGTGGAATCGCAAAAAACATGCATCGATTCCATATGTTGTTTGCCAGTGCAAATCTGTTAATGTGTAGCAGAGCTGGCAGAACAAAAGACTTTGTTGGGTGCACAGTATAA